The stretch of DNA ATTACTATTGATTAGTAATATCACAATAGCTCAAAGTACCCATAATTTCTCTATGGGCGCTAGTTATGCAAACGGGCAATATTACCATTTAGGAACCGATGCTACCACGAGTGCAGCACATGCCAGTTGGGATATTGCATTTAGCGTTTATGGCGCTACTGATGCAGGCATTTTTATCAATGAAGGAGCTGCATTTATGGGGACAGCCCCTAAGTTGTATCATGTACCCACCAAAAGTTTTAGTGATAACATTCTTGTTTCAGATTTAGGAGATGAACTAAAGAATACAGAAAAATCTTGGGAATCAGGAGCATTTAATACCATCAAAGTTGCCTCTAATTGGGCAGATTACGGCTGGGGAACCTACAATATGAGTAACCATAAAGTAGAAGGCACCGCCTTGTATGTGATAGAACTGGGGAATGGTAGCCACAAAAAATTAACCATAGATTCTTTAACAGGGGGGAGCTATTATTTTAGCTATGCCGATTTAGATGGAAGCAATTTGCAGCAAAAAAGCATTAGCAAAAATAATTTTGCCAACCAGACTTTAGCTTATTTTTCTTTTGCAACGAATAATACCGTTACAGTAGAGCCAAGCACAGGTTGGGATTGGGTATTTACTCGATACGAAACCATATTGGATAATAATGGTGCTCCATTGGCTTATAACGTTGGTGGAATTCTAACCAATAGAAATGTAGAAGCTGTAATCGCAGACGGGATTGATCCTGCAACCGTTGATGCAGCCAATTATACCACTACAGCAGATAGTTTGACCATTATAGGACATACTTGGAAGAACTACGGTTTCTCTACAGGCTGGACTGTTGATGCAGATAGAGTATACTTTGT from Aureispira anguillae encodes:
- a CDS encoding HmuY family protein, coding for MKTVLHLFLLLLISNITIAQSTHNFSMGASYANGQYYHLGTDATTSAAHASWDIAFSVYGATDAGIFINEGAAFMGTAPKLYHVPTKSFSDNILVSDLGDELKNTEKSWESGAFNTIKVASNWADYGWGTYNMSNHKVEGTALYVIELGNGSHKKLTIDSLTGGSYYFSYADLDGSNLQQKSISKNNFANQTLAYFSFATNNTVTVEPSTGWDWVFTRYETILDNNGAPLAYNVGGILTNRNVEAVIADGIDPATVDAANYTTTADSLTIIGHTWKNYGFSTGWTVDADRVYFVKTADNNLYKIQFIDFQGSSTGQGTFLKTYLGQWTSIESTQNYTALEQFKLFPNPASSQINLTFSLDQAQEGMRLQLTNMLGQTVLETSLDGKRGLNGVEFNVEQFNAGNYILTLQSEQVLISQQVILN